A single region of the Branchiostoma lanceolatum isolate klBraLanc5 chromosome 1, klBraLanc5.hap2, whole genome shotgun sequence genome encodes:
- the LOC136422603 gene encoding synaptic vesicular amine transporter-like isoform X2, with protein sequence MSQSSRDRFDNFRKSDVLVVFVAILAVFGDTILDTVVDPIMPDYLYRLEHPNYTGDIITHFAAYEKHTTSGNIQTPESCNLGATCLPAVNTSQSELSQRAKELELQSIRLGILYAAKSTVALVTNPIAGVMTDRFGTNVPLYTGLVIVFSSTIAYAFSKSYTTLFVSRVIQGVGTSFSNVAAFAMVIAVFHDKEDRAKNVGFVNTGRNFGVLVGPVIGGVMYQFVGYSSPFLLIAGMTLVDGLLRLLLPKRETAPNDEDGDYSIFNLLKDPYVMTTSGVGSAPTGLGFLIGALTASKLLERAACWLVMLLGSIGFGVFTITLPLCKNLPQMLVPYFIVGLSRGITSTTLITEIGYLADIRHGSRYGTAYAIAENAICLGIAVGLASSGTLLNALGFPWMMRTAGLLNVLLSPAALLLRNPPKRQEKFKLAIVYKEENKLETLSYRPQPQD encoded by the exons ATGTCTCAAAGTTCACGGGACAGGTTTGATAACTTTCGAAAGTCAGACGTTTTGGTTGTGTTCGTCGCGATTCTGGCGGTATTTGGGGACACAATACTGGATACCGTCGTCG ATCCCATCATGCCGGACTACCTCTACAGACTAGAACATCCCAACTATACCGGTGACATCATCACCCACTTCGCGGCCTACGAAAAACATACAACGTCAGGAAACATCCAAACCCCGGAATCTTGCAACTTAGGGGCAACCTGTCTCCCAGCCGTGAACACGAGTCAGTCGGAACTTTCCCAGCGAGCCAAAGAGCTGGAGTTACAGAGCATCAGACTTGGGATTCTGTACGccgcaaagtcaactgtggcgCTCGTCACAAATCCAATTGCTGGGGTAATGACTGATAG GTTTGGTACCAATGTGCCCCTCTATACAGGCCTGGTTATCGTCTTCTCATCAACTATAG CATACGCCTTTAGCAAATCCTACACTACACTCTTCGTATCAAGAGTGATTCAGGGAGTTGGAACCTCTTTTTCTAACGTGGCAG CCTTCGCCATGGTGATAGCGGTCTTCCATGACAAAGAAGACCGAGCAAAAAACGTTGGTTTCGTTAACACAGGGAGGAATTTTGGTGTGCTTG TTGGCCCTGTCATCGGCGGAGTGATGTACCAGTTTGTCGGGTACAGCAGCCCATTCTTACTGATAGCTGGTATGACTTTAGTGGACGGAC TTCTTCGTTTACTACTTCCCAAAAGAGAGACTGCTCCAAAT GACGAAGACGGAGATTATTCAATCTTCAATCTGTTGAAGGATCCATATGTTATGACAACTTCAG GAGTGGGGTCAGCGCCTACAGGGCTAGGGTTTCTGATCGGAGCTTTAACCGCGTCGAAGCTTCTTGAAAGGGCAGCTTG CTGGTTGGTGATGCTTCTTGGGTCCATAGGATTTGGAGTCTTCACAATAACA CTTCCCTTATGCAAGAACCTTCCACAGATGCTTGTACCTTACTTCATTGTTGGACTATCCCGTG GCATAACGAGCACAACCCTGATAACAGAGATCGGATACTTGGCAGACATTAG GCACGGCTCGAGATACGGTACGGCCTACGCCATCGCAGAGAACGCCATCTGCCTTGGCATTGCTGTTG GTTTAGCCAGCAGTGGTACTCTACTGAATGCCCTGGGTTTTCCTTGGATGATGAGGACAGCAGGTTTGCTCAATGTGCTTCTCAGCCCAGCTGCCTTGCTACTCCGGAATCCACCAAAAAGACAGGAGAAGTTCAAACTG GCTATCGTCTACAAGGAGGAGAACAAGTTGGAGACTCTTTCATACAGACCTCAGCCTCAGGACTAG
- the LOC136422603 gene encoding synaptic vesicular amine transporter-like isoform X1: protein MSQSSRDRFDNFRKSDVLVVFVAILAVFGDTILDTVVDPIMPDYLYRLEHPNYTGDIITHFAAYEKHTTSGNIQTPESCNLGATCLPAVNTSQSELSQRAKELELQSIRLGILYAAKSTVALVTNPIAGVMTDRFGTNVPLYTGLVIVFSSTIAYAFSKSYTTLFVSRVIQGVGTSFSNVAAFAMVIAVFHDKEDRAKNVGFVNTGRNFGVLVGPVIGGVMYQFVGYSSPFLLIAGMTLVDGLLRLLLPKRETAPNDEDGDYSIFNLLKDPYVMTTSAFLFMETTTALLIWGSLPVYMMITMNASSWQQGVGSAPTGLGFLIGALTASKLLERAACWLVMLLGSIGFGVFTITLPLCKNLPQMLVPYFIVGLSRGITSTTLITEIGYLADIRHGSRYGTAYAIAENAICLGIAVGLASSGTLLNALGFPWMMRTAGLLNVLLSPAALLLRNPPKRQEKFKLAIVYKEENKLETLSYRPQPQD from the exons ATGTCTCAAAGTTCACGGGACAGGTTTGATAACTTTCGAAAGTCAGACGTTTTGGTTGTGTTCGTCGCGATTCTGGCGGTATTTGGGGACACAATACTGGATACCGTCGTCG ATCCCATCATGCCGGACTACCTCTACAGACTAGAACATCCCAACTATACCGGTGACATCATCACCCACTTCGCGGCCTACGAAAAACATACAACGTCAGGAAACATCCAAACCCCGGAATCTTGCAACTTAGGGGCAACCTGTCTCCCAGCCGTGAACACGAGTCAGTCGGAACTTTCCCAGCGAGCCAAAGAGCTGGAGTTACAGAGCATCAGACTTGGGATTCTGTACGccgcaaagtcaactgtggcgCTCGTCACAAATCCAATTGCTGGGGTAATGACTGATAG GTTTGGTACCAATGTGCCCCTCTATACAGGCCTGGTTATCGTCTTCTCATCAACTATAG CATACGCCTTTAGCAAATCCTACACTACACTCTTCGTATCAAGAGTGATTCAGGGAGTTGGAACCTCTTTTTCTAACGTGGCAG CCTTCGCCATGGTGATAGCGGTCTTCCATGACAAAGAAGACCGAGCAAAAAACGTTGGTTTCGTTAACACAGGGAGGAATTTTGGTGTGCTTG TTGGCCCTGTCATCGGCGGAGTGATGTACCAGTTTGTCGGGTACAGCAGCCCATTCTTACTGATAGCTGGTATGACTTTAGTGGACGGAC TTCTTCGTTTACTACTTCCCAAAAGAGAGACTGCTCCAAAT GACGAAGACGGAGATTATTCAATCTTCAATCTGTTGAAGGATCCATATGTTATGACAACTTCAG CATTCCTTTTCATGGAAACGACAACTGCGCTGTTGATCTGGGGGTCTCTACCTGTCTATATGATGATCACTATGAACGCTTCATCATGGCAGCAAG GAGTGGGGTCAGCGCCTACAGGGCTAGGGTTTCTGATCGGAGCTTTAACCGCGTCGAAGCTTCTTGAAAGGGCAGCTTG CTGGTTGGTGATGCTTCTTGGGTCCATAGGATTTGGAGTCTTCACAATAACA CTTCCCTTATGCAAGAACCTTCCACAGATGCTTGTACCTTACTTCATTGTTGGACTATCCCGTG GCATAACGAGCACAACCCTGATAACAGAGATCGGATACTTGGCAGACATTAG GCACGGCTCGAGATACGGTACGGCCTACGCCATCGCAGAGAACGCCATCTGCCTTGGCATTGCTGTTG GTTTAGCCAGCAGTGGTACTCTACTGAATGCCCTGGGTTTTCCTTGGATGATGAGGACAGCAGGTTTGCTCAATGTGCTTCTCAGCCCAGCTGCCTTGCTACTCCGGAATCCACCAAAAAGACAGGAGAAGTTCAAACTG GCTATCGTCTACAAGGAGGAGAACAAGTTGGAGACTCTTTCATACAGACCTCAGCCTCAGGACTAG
- the LOC136428236 gene encoding tripartite motif-containing protein 3-like — protein sequence MTELTSMPVTVADNGYFRGRASTKNSREATLPSTSDSSQASTPNTDLTTTTLPDATMPVTFTLTSTKMASQQPTIPFDPTSPEPQMNANGDGVVTLTSSTLKESRARIVNSEKITFGEEGKGPGKFSFARGVAVSSYNEIVVADPGNRRVQVFSMKGAFLRLFPTVVPDVNGQAMRTCDVATDGKGYVWAVGSNVDSNRRHGYLVQYSRQGKPELNANHVLRNIYNYPPSVAFDAANNKVIVAAYTDIYVFSPNGSSYTSFKSFKNRAVFFITSDEGHIFVTEANKSKVQVYNHTGRRLFMFGSEGKGKGKLNSPHDICTDNSGHIIIANWLNHCVDMFTSRGEFVRTIAEIQSPWGVAVGPHGQMVVTSYDYTVHVTIFPRHMVYP from the exons ATGACTGAGCTTACCTCCATGCCCGTG ACTGTGGCTGataatggctacttcagaggtAGAGCTTCAACAAAGAACTCCCGAGAGGCTACACTGCCATCAACCTCCGACAGTTCACAAG CTTCTACACCAAATACTGACCTCACAACGACGACACTCCCAGATGCAACGATGCCAGTGACTTTTACTTTGACATCAACAAAGATGGCCTCCCAACAACCGACGATACCCTTTGACCCGACCAGCCCAGAACCGCAAATGAACGCCAATGGCGATGGCGTTGTTACACTAACGTCATCCACGCTCAAAG AAAGCCGAGCCAGGATCGTGAACTCAGAGAAGATCACCTTCGGCGAGGAGGGAAAGGGTCCTGGGAAGTTTAGTTTCGCTCGTGGGGTGGCTGTCTCCTCATACAATGAAATCGTTGTGGCTGATCCAGGCAACAGACGAGTCCAGGTCTTCAGCATGAAGGGAGCCTTTCTCCGCCTCTTCCCAACGGTGGTCCCCGACGTCAATGGACAAGCAATGCGCACATGCGATGTAGCCACTGACGGAAAGGGATACGTGTGGGCAGTGGGTTCTAATGTTGACTCTAATCGTAGGCATGGATATTTGGTACAGTACAGTCGACAGGGTAAGCCAGAACTTAATGCCAACCACGTGCTACGAAACATCTATAACTACCCGCCCAGCGTTGCCTTTGACGCGGCAAACAACAAAGTCATTGTGGCTGCATACACTGATATCTATGTCTTCTCACCAAACGGCTCCTCCTATACAAGTTTCAAATCGTTTAAGAATCGTGCAGTCTTCTTCATTACATCGGATGAAGGACATATATTTGTTACAGAAGCTAATAAAAGTAAAGTCCAGGTATACAATCATACTGGACGTCGGCTGTTCATGTTCGGCAGTGAAGGAAAGGGTAAAGGCAAACTGAATTCTCCCCACGATATCTGTACAGATAACTCTGGTCACATCATCATAGCGAACTGGTTGAACCATTGTGTAGACATGTTCACAAGCCGTGGGGAATTTGTCCGCACCATCGCTGAGATTCAGAGCCCATGGGGCGTTGCTGTAGGACCTCATGGACAGATGGTGGTGACCTCATATgattacactgtacatgtaacaattttCCCACGCCATATGGTATATCCGTAA